One genomic window of Candidatus Neomarinimicrobiota bacterium includes the following:
- a CDS encoding peroxidase: MTHHGEGLLRLTKDETLVNHLKEDYTKADLTPPQRAMLDYSVKLTESPARMEPADLQPLRDNGFDDKAILDINQIVAYFAYVNRVADGLGVELEDFWKGK; this comes from the coding sequence GGCCTCCTCAGGCTGACAAAGGATGAAACATTGGTGAACCATCTCAAAGAGGATTACACCAAGGCTGACTTGACACCACCTCAGCGGGCAATGCTTGACTATTCGGTAAAACTGACAGAATCACCGGCCCGAATGGAACCGGCTGACCTGCAACCGCTCCGGGACAATGGCTTTGATGACAAGGCCATCCTGGATATCAACCAGATAGTGGCTTACTTTGCCTATGTGAACAGGGTGGCTGACGGGCTCGGTGTGGAGCTTGAGGATTTCTGGAAGGGGAAATGA